One Littorina saxatilis isolate snail1 linkage group LG1, US_GU_Lsax_2.0, whole genome shotgun sequence genomic window carries:
- the LOC138977282 gene encoding toll-like receptor 3 produces MQKQIFTPFAILLLLVHPATHAEQVDHPCTLQTRSNGTYAYCRARQLTSVPTSLPDNLVGLDLSRNKLTAIANLSFVQFPNLRTLDLGFNKIVQIETDAFDGLNSLEVLNLAYNNISIVTREDKDKEDTAYGSSSNTTVLRSVLVDGRDQSVPNVSTQQEVLRHNSLARERLAHNNTRRGLFRALSNLRALDLSHNWIHNVHVHMFGGLGSLQHLNLSGNILESIDDDCFDDLKELATLDISHNKIQSLSEQALSGLDSLQTLVLNDNSLGYDNASLPDDVFQPVATTLTCLALAHNQMRDDSRLRENTLSKLTSLEYLSTDASYRTQFGAGFRTMTVLSTLVIEGHHFCKLPRLTNDTFVNLKPTNLTTLILSNCKDLFCLQPCAFCHLDHLTHLSLRGSEMVGVPQALRSLYATVGKNISVIDFSGIARGRRWQGRKGTALDPSVTEYLLQTCVSTLILSNNDIFAIRPHSLVRPGALFNRCLRSIDLSRNYIFSAGLIGYFSFFRLSTHLRSFHIQEQMFYSITEAENVLHLTYEGKSADSFYGLHLAFHLPPELEVLNMSATCYQVGPLPEAINFTEPNNLKVWDMSYVQIQNCWFMFYGLHNLESLNMSRNSCQGLQPSFFDFLPSLRELSLQNSNVARFFLPKHSSRVFRNLPLLQRLDLSSNDLEFPLTELLEVQHDLRELRLSGNHFAHVPLKLDQHHNLSVLDLSHNVITHLEAEDRHAIDRLALSRAQPFFLHLHGNPLACTCDTLLFIRWLSETRALLDQGGNYTCVSDDGSLQSTLAVIGNVDFVWRRCVGTRWLLGSLLGLLSLLSFLGSAWAVSVNATRLRFWFTVFRKIRMPRRQSFEKDAYLVYCDADTELVCVRLKHALQEERGVRLLIKDLPRDHAETSWWLLPGDNQAEKMLEHMDLCWKVVLVLTSGFTRDPMAGFMIRAALQSISDTMPHRVILLCVGVRHVPALASLRPLLETVPERQVFFVPSGAGDSHPVWDSVAEVISGHHF; encoded by the exons ATGCAAAAGCAGATTTTTACTCCCTTCGCAATCCTGCTTCTCCTGGTCCATCCCGCGACACACGCCGAGCAAGTGGACCACCCCTGCACTCTGCAGACCCGTTCAAATGGCACATACGCCTACTGCAGGGCTCGTCAATTAACATCAGTTCCTACTTCGCTTCCGGACAACCTTGTTGGTCTCGATTTAAGTCGCAACAAGCTGACGGCCATCGCAAACCTGAGCTTTGTCCAATTTCCGAATCTTCGCACTCTCGATCTGGGTTTCAACAAAATAGTTCAAATCGAAACTGATGCTTTTGATGGTCTGAACAGTCTGGAAGTACTGAACCTGGCTTATAACAATATCAGTATTGTGACGAGAGAGGATAAAGATAAAGAGGATACGGCATACGGTTCTTCTTCCAACACCACtgtgcttcggtctgttctggtTGACGGCAGGGACCAGTCTGTTCCTAACGTGAGTACCCAACAAGAAGTGCTGAGGCATAATTCTTTGGCCCGAGAAAGACTCGCTCACAACAACACCAGACGGGGTCTTTTCCGTGCTTTAAGCAATCTTCGTGCACTTGACCTATCTCATAACTGGATCCACAATGTTCATGTGCACATGTTTGGCGGTCTAGGCAGCCTCCAGCATCTTAACCTGTCCGGTAACATCTTGGAGAGCATCGATGACGACTGCTTTGACGACTTGAAAGAGCTCGCTACCTTGGACATAAGCCATAACAAAATTCAGAGTTTATCTGAACAAGCTCTATCAGGCCTTGATAGTCTACAAACGCTTGTCCTAAATGACAATAGTCTGGGTTACGACAATGCATCTCTCCCAGATGATGTGTTCCAGCCAGTGGCAACAACGCTGACATGTCTCGCTCTGGCACATAACCAAATGAGGGATGATAGCAGGCTCCGCGAAAACACCCTGAGCAAGTTGACCTCCTTGGAGTATCTGTCGACAGACGCCTCCTATCGAACGCAGTTTGGTGCAG GATTCCGAACGATGACCGTTTTGTCCACACTTGTCATCGAGGGCCATCACTTCTGTAAACTGCCCCGGCTGACCAACGACACATTTGTCAACCTGAAACCCACCAATCTGACCACTTTGATCTTGAGTAACTGCAAAGACCTTTTTTGTCTGCAGCCTTGCGCCTTTTGTCACCTGGATCATCTCACCCACCTGTCTCTCCGCGGTTCAGAGATGGTGGGAGTTCCCCAGGCGTTGAGGTCCTTGTATGCCACTGTGGGCAAGAACATCTCCGTCATAGACTTCTCTGGAATCGCACGCGGTCGGAGATGGCAAGGTCGGAAAGGAACCGCCTTGGATCCCAGTGTCACGGAGTACCTGCTTCAGACGTGCGTTTCAACCTTGATCTTGTCCAACAATGACATTTTCGCCATCAGACCTCACTCTCTGGTCAGACCTGGTGCCTTGTTCAACAGGTGCCTTCGTAGTATAGATCTGTCACGCAACTACATTTTCAGCGCCGGTCTCATCGGATATTTTAGTTTTTTTCGTCTGTCGACGCATCTGCGATCTTTTCATATTCAGGAGCAGATGTTTTATTCTATAACAGAAGCCGAAAACGTCCTTCATTTGACCTATGAGGGAAAATCGGCGGATTCTTTCTACGGACTCCACCTAGCGTTTCATCTCCCGCCCGAACTAGAAGTATTGAATATGTCAGCAACGTGTTACCAAGTAGGGCCTTTGCCAGAAGCAATAAACTTCACAGAACCAAACAATCTTAAAGTGTGGGACATGTCCTACGTGCAAATTCAGAACTGTTGGTTTATGTTCTATGGACTGCACAACCTTGAGAGCCTGAACATGAGCAGAAATAGCTGTCAGGGTCTGCAGCCTTCGTTCTTTGACTTCTTACCCTCCTTAAGAGAGCTGTCCCTGCAGAATAGCAACGTGGCGCGTTTCTTTTTGCCAAAGCATAGCAGCAGAGTCTTCCGAAATCTACCCCTTCTTCAGAGACTCGACCTCTCTTCCAACGACCTTGAGTTCCCTCTCACGGAACTACTGGAAGTGCAGCATGACCTCAGAGAGCTGCGCCTAAGTGGAAACCACTTCGCGCACGTGCCCCTAAAACTAGATCAGCACCACAACCTCTCCGTCCTTGACCTCTCTCACAACGTCATCACACACCTTGAGGCTGAGGACCGCCACGCAATAGACCGCCTGGCGTTGTCGAGGGCGCAGCCTTTCTTCTTACATCTTCATGGCAACCCACTGGCGTGCACATGCGACACGTTACTGTTCATCCGGTGGCTGAGCGAGACCCGTGCTCTGCTGGACCAAGGCGGGAACTACACGTGCGTCTCAGACGATGGAAGTTTGCAGAGCACCTTAGCCGTGATCGGAAATGTGGACTTTGTTTGGAGACGGTGCGTGGGCACCCGGTGGTTACTCGGGTCTCTGCTGGGCTTGCTGTCGTTGCTGTCGTTCTTGGGGAGTGCATGGGCTGTGTCCGTTAATGCCACCAGACTCCGTTTCTGGTTCACTGTTTTCAGAAAGATCCGGATGCCAAGAAGACAGTCATTTGAAAAG GACGCCTACCTGGTTTACTGTGACGCGGACACGGAGCTGGTTTGCGTGCGGCTGAAACACGCGCTGCAGGAAGAGCGCGGCGTCCGACTACTCATCAAGGACCTGCCCAGAGACCACGCCGAGACCTCGTGGTGGCTGCTTCCTGGCGACAACCAGGCGGAGAAGATGCTGGAACACATGGACCTGTGCTGGAAGGTGGTGCTGGTACTCACCTCAGGCTTCACGCGCGATCCCATGGCGGGGTTCATGATACGTGCCGCGCTGCAGAGTATCAGCGACACCATGCCGCACCGCGTGATCTTgctgtgtgtgggcgtgcgtcACGTTCCCGCCTTGGCATCCTTGCGACCTCTGCTGGAGACGGTGCCGGAGCGTCAGGTGTTCTTCGTGCCGTCAGGAGCTGGGGACAGCCACCCGGTGTGGGATTCGGTGGCTGAGGTCATCTCGGGACACCACTTTTAG